The following proteins are co-located in the Microcystis wesenbergii NRERC-220 genome:
- the gatA gene encoding Asp-tRNA(Asn)/Glu-tRNA(Gln) amidotransferase subunit GatA: protein MTSIRQLHQQLVNKEKTAVEIATEFLARIQAIEPQVKSFLHLTPDLALAQAQKVDDKIARGESLHLLAGIPIALKDNLCTKGIPTTCASRILENFVPPYESTVTQKLRDLGAVIVGKTNLDEFAMGSSTENSGYHVTANPWDLSRVPGGSSGGSAAAVAAQECVVALGSDTGGSIRQPASFCGVVGLKPTYGLVSRFGLVAYASSLDQIGPFGRTVEDAAILLQAIAGYDPQDSTSLNLPIPDYSQFLKTSLKGLKIGVIKETFGEGLDQVVAEAVNQALAQLKALGATIKEISCPRFRYGLPTYYIIAPSEASANLARYDGVKYGIREDADSLIDMYTKTRAKGFGAEVKRRIMLGTYTLSAGYYDAYYLKAQKVRTLIKEDFDRAFQSVDVLVSPTSPTTAFKAGEKTADPLSMYLSDLMTIPVNLAGLPGLSLPCGFDGQGLPIGLQLVGNVLREDQLFHVAHAYEQATDWHKRQPSFTN, encoded by the coding sequence ATGACTTCGATTCGTCAACTGCATCAACAACTCGTTAATAAAGAAAAAACAGCCGTCGAAATCGCCACAGAATTTCTCGCTCGTATTCAAGCGATCGAACCACAAGTAAAAAGCTTTCTCCATTTAACCCCGGATTTAGCCCTCGCACAAGCCCAAAAAGTGGACGATAAAATCGCCAGGGGTGAGTCTCTGCATCTGTTAGCAGGTATTCCCATCGCATTAAAAGATAATCTCTGCACCAAGGGTATCCCCACCACCTGCGCTTCCCGGATTTTAGAGAATTTTGTCCCCCCCTACGAGTCCACCGTTACCCAAAAATTACGAGATTTAGGGGCAGTTATCGTCGGTAAAACCAATTTAGACGAGTTTGCCATGGGGAGTTCCACCGAAAACTCCGGTTATCACGTTACTGCTAATCCTTGGGACTTATCCCGGGTGCCGGGGGGATCTTCGGGGGGTTCGGCTGCGGCTGTGGCCGCTCAAGAATGCGTGGTGGCCCTAGGATCGGATACCGGGGGGTCAATTCGTCAACCGGCTTCATTTTGTGGCGTGGTCGGGCTAAAACCGACCTATGGCTTGGTTTCTCGCTTTGGTTTGGTGGCTTACGCTTCTTCTCTCGATCAGATCGGTCCCTTTGGTCGTACTGTGGAAGATGCGGCGATTTTATTACAAGCGATCGCAGGTTACGATCCCCAAGATTCTACCAGTCTCAATCTGCCGATTCCCGACTATAGCCAATTCCTGAAAACCAGTTTAAAAGGGCTAAAAATTGGCGTAATTAAGGAAACTTTCGGGGAAGGTTTGGATCAGGTCGTTGCCGAGGCAGTTAATCAAGCTTTAGCGCAGTTAAAGGCCCTGGGTGCCACGATTAAAGAGATTTCCTGTCCCCGTTTCCGTTACGGATTGCCCACCTACTACATTATCGCCCCCTCGGAAGCATCAGCGAATTTAGCCCGTTACGATGGGGTTAAATACGGTATTCGGGAAGATGCCGATAGTTTGATTGATATGTACACCAAGACTCGCGCCAAGGGTTTTGGTGCGGAAGTCAAGCGCCGGATTATGTTGGGAACCTATACCCTCTCGGCGGGTTATTATGATGCTTATTACCTGAAAGCGCAAAAGGTGAGGACTTTGATCAAAGAGGATTTCGATCGAGCTTTTCAATCGGTAGATGTGTTAGTTTCTCCCACTTCACCGACCACAGCTTTTAAAGCTGGGGAAAAAACGGCGGACCCTCTGAGTATGTATTTATCGGATTTAATGACTATTCCCGTCAATTTAGCCGGTTTACCCGGGTTAAGTCTTCCCTGCGGTTTTGATGGGCAAGGTTTGCCGATTGGTTTACAATTAGTGGGTAATGTGCTGCGCGAAGATCAATTATTTCACGTCGCCCACGCCTACGAACAGGCCACCGATTGGCACAAACGTCAACCATCTTTTACAAATTGA
- a CDS encoding PEP-CTERM sorting domain-containing protein (PEP-CTERM proteins occur, often in large numbers, in the proteomes of bacteria that also encode an exosortase, a predicted intramembrane cysteine proteinase. The presence of a PEP-CTERM domain at a protein's C-terminus predicts cleavage within the sorting domain, followed by covalent anchoring to some some component of the (usually Gram-negative) cell surface. Many PEP-CTERM proteins exhibit an unusual sequence composition that includes large numbers of potential glycosylation sites. Expression of one such protein has been shown restore the ability of a bacterium to form floc, a type of biofilm.) — MINFKYSLTLITATAIGLSLGVVETAQASLLVNVTGTAGSGQTIWVFSGSSTASSNGVFGLTPGDSPEEWRNVGDYVADTLLNAISISPSSGSASITNSQETRSISLIGIDYDGNSSSSNNDDFGIGVANQPLNIITGDLVSWTGTLLLPLDITQFKLGTYGPAQGGAIGGLTDIQLTFKSVPESTGIIGLLVAGTFGLALCRRKV; from the coding sequence ATGATCAACTTCAAATACTCATTAACTCTAATAACAGCTACTGCCATTGGTTTAAGCTTGGGAGTTGTTGAAACCGCACAAGCGAGTTTGCTCGTCAATGTAACGGGAACTGCCGGCAGTGGACAGACGATTTGGGTGTTTTCTGGATCTTCTACAGCTTCTTCTAATGGTGTATTTGGCCTTACTCCAGGCGATTCCCCCGAGGAGTGGCGTAATGTTGGCGACTACGTTGCCGATACTTTACTTAATGCAATATCCATCTCCCCTAGTTCTGGAAGTGCCAGCATCACCAATAGTCAGGAGACTCGATCTATCAGTTTGATCGGGATAGATTATGATGGCAATAGTAGTAGTAGTAATAATGATGATTTTGGAATCGGGGTTGCCAACCAGCCCCTTAATATCATTACTGGAGATCTGGTTAGTTGGACAGGGACTTTGCTCCTTCCTCTCGACATTACCCAATTTAAGTTGGGGACCTATGGTCCAGCACAAGGTGGTGCGATCGGTGGTTTGACTGATATACAGCTAACCTTCAAATCTGTTCCTGAATCGACCGGTATTATTGGGTTATTGGTTGCAGGTACATTTGGTCTGGCTTTGTGTCGCCGTAAAGTTTAA
- the gmk gene encoding guanylate kinase — translation MQPGQLIVITGPSGVGKGTLVRHLLTRFPNLYLSVSATTRPPRPGEIEGEDYYFLDRPSFEEKMAAGEFLESAEYAGNYYGTPQSAIAAQLATGQTVILEIELEGARQVCQSFPEARRIFILPPSFEELERRLRGRGKDAETAIARRLERAREELAASGEFPDQIVNDDLETALDAIEKIIFSR, via the coding sequence ATGCAACCCGGTCAATTAATCGTCATTACCGGCCCTAGCGGTGTGGGCAAGGGTACGCTAGTCCGGCATTTACTAACTCGTTTCCCTAACCTCTACCTGTCCGTATCCGCTACTACGCGTCCACCTCGACCGGGTGAAATTGAGGGGGAAGACTACTATTTTCTCGACCGTCCCAGTTTCGAGGAGAAAATGGCAGCCGGAGAATTTCTAGAATCGGCCGAATACGCGGGCAATTATTATGGGACACCCCAATCAGCGATCGCCGCTCAATTAGCAACAGGCCAGACCGTAATTCTAGAAATCGAATTAGAGGGAGCCAGACAGGTCTGTCAAAGCTTCCCCGAAGCGAGGAGAATCTTTATCCTACCCCCCAGTTTCGAGGAATTAGAACGTCGTTTGCGCGGCCGGGGCAAAGATGCCGAAACTGCGATCGCCCGTCGTCTGGAACGCGCCCGAGAAGAATTGGCCGCCAGCGGGGAATTCCCCGATCAAATCGTCAACGATGACCTAGAAACCGCCCTAGATGCCATCGAGAAGATTATTTTTAGCCGTTAG
- the remA gene encoding extracellular matrix/biofilm regulator RemA, giving the protein MDIQLINIGFGNIVSANRVIAIVSPESAPIKRIISDARDKGCLIDATYGRRTRAVIITDSSHVVLSAIQPETVAHRFVVNKEAPVNSSN; this is encoded by the coding sequence ATGGATATACAACTGATCAACATTGGCTTCGGTAATATTGTTTCCGCTAATCGGGTTATCGCCATCGTTAGCCCAGAATCGGCTCCTATCAAACGCATCATCAGTGATGCTCGGGATAAAGGCTGTTTAATCGATGCTACATACGGAAGACGGACTCGTGCGGTGATCATCACCGATTCTAGTCATGTGGTGCTGTCGGCCATTCAACCGGAAACCGTGGCTCACCGTTTCGTGGTCAACAAAGAAGCCCCTGTTAATAGTAGCAACTAA
- the psbV gene encoding photosystem II cytochrome c-550, giving the protein MIKRLIVAAIAVVFFVLQFNLNGASALELNEKTLTITLNDAGESVTLTSEQATEGQKLFVANCTKCHLQGKTKTNNNVSLGLGDLAKAEPPRDNLLALIDYLEHPTSYDGEDDLSEFHPNVSRPDIFPELRNLTEDDVYNVAAYMLVAPRLDERWGGTIYF; this is encoded by the coding sequence ATGATCAAACGTTTGATTGTGGCAGCGATCGCTGTAGTCTTTTTTGTATTACAATTCAATCTTAACGGCGCTAGTGCCTTAGAACTCAATGAAAAAACCCTCACCATCACCCTCAATGACGCAGGGGAATCGGTGACTTTGACTTCTGAACAAGCGACGGAAGGACAGAAACTTTTTGTCGCCAATTGTACTAAGTGTCACCTGCAAGGTAAAACCAAAACTAATAATAACGTCAGTTTGGGTCTGGGTGATCTGGCAAAAGCGGAACCTCCCAGAGATAATCTGTTAGCATTGATTGATTATCTAGAACATCCCACCAGTTACGATGGTGAAGATGATCTAAGCGAATTTCATCCCAATGTTAGCCGTCCCGATATCTTCCCAGAATTACGCAATCTGACCGAAGATGATGTGTATAACGTCGCCGCTTATATGTTGGTTGCTCCCCGTCTAGACGAGCGCTGGGGTGGTACAATTTACTTCTAA
- a CDS encoding ArsR/SmtB family transcription factor gives MLDSFSPQTSSLVLASVADYFKVLSEVSRLQILSCLQLGAMNGKEIAEATGLGQANLSKHLKALTQAGIISRQPQGVSVYYQITDPVIYDLCQVVCDRISQQMRQRAREFESLPAFHLPK, from the coding sequence ATGTTAGACAGTTTCTCCCCCCAAACCTCTAGCCTCGTCCTCGCTTCGGTGGCGGACTATTTCAAAGTCCTGTCGGAAGTCAGTCGCCTACAGATTCTCAGTTGCTTGCAATTAGGCGCGATGAATGGTAAAGAAATCGCCGAAGCTACCGGACTAGGTCAGGCCAATCTCTCCAAACACCTGAAAGCTTTAACCCAAGCGGGAATTATCTCGCGGCAACCCCAAGGAGTCAGCGTTTACTATCAAATTACCGACCCCGTGATCTATGATCTCTGTCAGGTGGTTTGCGATCGCATTAGTCAGCAAATGCGTCAACGGGCCCGAGAATTCGAGAGTCTGCCAGCTTTCCATCTCCCCAAATAA
- the clpP gene encoding ATP-dependent Clp endopeptidase proteolytic subunit ClpP gives MKKLTAAARQESAMIPTVIETTGRGERAFDIYSRLLRERIVFLGQEVTSDLANLIVAQLLFLEAEDPEKDIYLYINSPGGSVSAGLGIFDTMNQIRPDVSTICIGLAASMGAFLLSAGKPGKRMSLPNSRIMIHQPLGGAQGQATDIEIQAKEILYLKQLLNQHLASHTGKPLDLIAEDTERDFFMSAEEALDYGLIDQVIDRSPSASNPPQ, from the coding sequence ATCAAAAAACTAACCGCAGCAGCAAGACAAGAAAGCGCAATGATTCCTACCGTTATTGAAACCACAGGCCGGGGCGAACGCGCCTTCGATATCTACTCCCGACTACTCCGGGAAAGAATCGTCTTTTTGGGACAAGAAGTAACCAGCGACCTAGCTAACCTAATCGTCGCCCAATTACTCTTTCTAGAAGCAGAAGACCCTGAAAAAGATATTTACTTGTATATCAACTCCCCCGGGGGTTCCGTTTCGGCCGGATTAGGGATTTTTGACACCATGAATCAAATCCGTCCCGATGTCAGCACCATTTGTATTGGTTTAGCTGCCAGTATGGGGGCTTTTCTCCTCAGTGCCGGCAAACCGGGCAAAAGAATGAGCCTACCCAACTCGCGGATCATGATTCACCAACCCCTCGGCGGTGCCCAAGGTCAGGCCACCGATATTGAAATTCAGGCCAAAGAAATTCTCTATCTCAAACAATTACTCAATCAACACCTAGCTAGTCATACGGGTAAACCTCTCGACCTCATCGCCGAGGATACGGAGAGGGATTTCTTTATGTCCGCGGAAGAGGCTCTAGACTATGGCTTAATCGATCAGGTGATCGATCGCAGTCCTTCCGCTTCCAACCCTCCCCAGTAA
- the hetL gene encoding heterocyst differentiation pentapeptide repeat protein HetL: MLLEELCQRYREGERDFRGINLREGDLTNIVLPGVDFCRADLRQARLGKIRLSRSLLREADLSEAILWGADLSQVDFYRACLRDADLSGANLIEANLEAAYLTKAVLNGVNLNSANLQQAVLIDADFRSTSDQRTDLGKTNFCGADLNYANLSGSLLYRANFADCRLCRVNFRASPERDGFITDLTGASFRGADLSYADLRGAVLEDVDLTDADLTGTLF; encoded by the coding sequence ATGCTCCTAGAAGAACTTTGTCAACGCTATCGGGAGGGAGAAAGAGATTTTCGGGGGATTAATTTGCGGGAAGGCGACTTAACTAATATTGTCCTCCCAGGAGTCGATTTTTGCCGTGCAGATCTGCGACAGGCCCGGTTAGGAAAGATACGCCTTTCGCGATCGCTGCTGAGAGAAGCGGATTTAAGTGAGGCGATTCTCTGGGGAGCAGATTTAAGTCAAGTGGACTTTTATCGAGCTTGTTTACGCGATGCAGACCTAAGCGGAGCTAATCTGATCGAAGCCAATTTAGAAGCCGCTTATTTAACCAAAGCCGTCTTAAACGGGGTTAATCTCAACAGTGCTAATCTCCAGCAGGCCGTGTTAATCGATGCGGATTTTCGCTCCACTTCCGACCAACGCACGGACTTGGGCAAAACTAACTTTTGCGGAGCCGATCTCAACTATGCCAATCTGAGCGGCTCCCTGTTATATCGAGCTAATTTCGCCGATTGCCGACTTTGCCGGGTTAATTTTCGTGCTAGTCCCGAAAGAGATGGATTTATTACCGATCTCACCGGGGCCAGTTTCCGGGGTGCGGATCTCAGTTATGCCGATTTGCGCGGGGCAGTTTTAGAAGATGTGGACTTGACTGATGCGGATTTAACTGGGACTTTGTTTTAA
- a CDS encoding AAA family ATPase, whose product MIKDIEISNFRCFEHTKIEGFERVNLIGGKNNSGKTALLEAIFLYSYPYPNTIHNIRGIIRKESLAVIRAIPKNAWDNLLFNLDRENIIELKGSQSNQGDKLVKISISDSLKDTVLGISEDWQKLYDFIAKNKSVISILNIHTSFDPENDSKDSQLNYFLIASSEGILALPDAGDDQPVIIAASVNKSLEELSESYTKIVFNEQEEEVLKALQILDPSIKKIESFFLGEPNLYLKRKETKRLPISLFGEAINRLIEIIITLLLNPKKIIFVDEIENGLHYTAYRDLWKTLFRLAIELDSQIFATTHSLEMIQAFADVGLEYYPEQGAYFELARSPRTDKIIGIKSELDILDYALKHNDRIRGE is encoded by the coding sequence ATGATTAAGGATATTGAAATTAGTAATTTTAGATGTTTTGAGCATACCAAAATTGAAGGTTTTGAGCGAGTTAATTTAATTGGTGGTAAAAACAATTCAGGAAAAACTGCCCTATTAGAGGCAATATTTTTGTATAGTTATCCCTATCCAAATACTATTCATAACATCAGAGGAATTATTCGCAAGGAATCTTTAGCAGTTATTCGGGCTATTCCTAAAAATGCTTGGGATAATTTATTATTCAATCTTGATAGAGAAAATATTATTGAGTTAAAAGGCTCCCAATCTAATCAAGGGGATAAATTGGTAAAAATATCGATTTCCGATTCTCTTAAAGATACTGTTCTAGGCATCTCTGAAGATTGGCAAAAATTATATGATTTTATCGCTAAAAATAAATCAGTTATTTCTATCTTAAATATTCACACAAGTTTTGACCCTGAGAATGACTCAAAAGATAGTCAACTGAACTATTTTTTAATTGCTAGTTCTGAGGGAATACTCGCTTTACCTGATGCGGGTGATGATCAACCAGTAATCATTGCCGCATCTGTCAATAAATCTTTGGAAGAATTGAGCGAGTCTTATACCAAAATAGTTTTTAATGAACAGGAAGAAGAAGTGCTAAAAGCTCTACAAATTCTCGATCCTTCTATTAAAAAAATAGAAAGTTTTTTTCTGGGCGAACCAAATTTATATCTGAAAAGAAAAGAGACAAAACGCTTACCCATATCTCTGTTTGGTGAAGCTATTAATCGTCTGATAGAGATAATTATTACTCTGCTACTCAATCCTAAAAAAATTATTTTTGTCGATGAAATAGAAAATGGTCTTCACTATACTGCTTACCGAGACCTTTGGAAAACTTTATTCCGATTAGCTATCGAACTAGATAGCCAAATTTTTGCCACAACCCATAGTTTAGAGATGATCCAAGCTTTTGCCGATGTGGGGTTAGAATATTATCCAGAACAGGGGGCCTATTTTGAACTAGCAAGGAGTCCCAGAACTGATAAAATTATCGGTATTAAAAGTGAATTAGATATCTTAGATTACGCTCTCAAGCATAATGATCGAATCAGAGGTGAGTAG
- a CDS encoding DNA methyltransferase, protein MLTKESIQELKITNPDFLGEILSQTEDSKNLVFILENLGQIPDNFNQNILMNLAQHSQEQIRFLAIKNLAKLADINLLNFFFELAVNDPESLVRREAVSAIGRLRNGETIPFLLQFLTDKDPKIILQAIRGLLVFKNNDIVKQSLIKLADHPNEIIQSVIRKAFTNKKSSPDQLPHPLSPEFMKNVVVNSDVREVFPYIPDQSIHLTFTSPPYYNARDYSIYTSYQAYLDFLCQVFQETHRITKEGRFLVVNTSPIIIPRTSRAHASKRYPISFDLHYYLVNHGWEFIDDIIWLKPESSVKNRNGGFLQQRKPLAYKPNAVTEYLIIYRKETDKLLDWNMKQYDQDIIEESKVCGDYESSNVWRIDPTFDKIHTAVFPIELCNRVIKFYSYKGDLVFDPFGGSGTVGRAARNLGRYFFLTEQESTYVDRMKIDLGQPMLFEPKLTKFLSLAEFSQLSQEQEDDNNH, encoded by the coding sequence ATGCTCACTAAAGAAAGTATCCAGGAATTAAAAATAACTAATCCCGACTTTCTCGGCGAAATATTATCCCAAACGGAGGATAGTAAAAATCTGGTATTTATCTTAGAAAATCTCGGACAAATCCCCGATAATTTTAATCAAAATATCCTCATGAATCTCGCTCAACACTCCCAAGAGCAGATCAGATTTTTGGCAATTAAAAATCTGGCTAAACTAGCGGATATAAATTTACTTAATTTTTTCTTTGAGCTTGCGGTTAATGATCCAGAATCTTTAGTAAGAAGAGAAGCGGTATCGGCAATTGGTCGTCTGAGGAATGGGGAAACTATTCCCTTTTTACTCCAATTTTTAACCGACAAAGACCCGAAAATTATCTTACAGGCAATTCGAGGTTTATTGGTTTTTAAAAACAATGATATAGTCAAACAATCTCTAATTAAATTAGCAGATCATCCCAATGAAATTATTCAATCAGTTATCAGAAAAGCTTTCACCAATAAAAAATCTTCTCCCGATCAACTACCCCATCCCTTATCCCCAGAATTTATGAAAAATGTCGTGGTTAATAGCGATGTGCGAGAAGTATTTCCCTATATTCCTGATCAATCTATTCATCTAACTTTTACTTCCCCCCCCTACTACAACGCTCGCGACTACTCCATTTATACCAGTTATCAAGCTTACCTAGATTTTCTCTGTCAAGTCTTCCAAGAAACCCATCGAATTACTAAAGAAGGTCGCTTTTTAGTTGTCAATACTTCCCCGATTATTATCCCTCGTACCAGTCGCGCCCATGCTAGTAAACGGTATCCAATATCTTTTGATCTACACTATTATTTAGTTAATCATGGTTGGGAATTTATCGATGATATTATCTGGTTAAAGCCAGAAAGTAGTGTCAAAAACCGCAATGGAGGCTTTTTACAACAGCGTAAACCATTAGCTTATAAACCTAATGCTGTCACCGAATATTTAATAATTTATCGGAAAGAAACCGATAAACTGCTTGATTGGAATATGAAACAATACGATCAAGATATTATAGAGGAAAGCAAGGTTTGTGGAGATTATGAAAGTTCTAACGTTTGGCGAATTGATCCGACTTTTGATAAAATTCATACAGCAGTATTTCCTATAGAATTATGTAATCGGGTGATTAAATTCTATTCCTATAAAGGCGATTTAGTCTTCGATCCCTTTGGTGGTAGTGGCACTGTAGGAAGGGCCGCTAGAAATTTAGGTAGATATTTTTTCTTAACAGAACAGGAATCTACCTATGTGGATAGAATGAAGATAGATTTGGGTCAGCCAATGCTTTTTGAACCCAAACTAACCAAATTTTTATCTTTAGCAGAATTCTCACAATTGAGTCAGGAACAAGAAGATGATAACAATCACTGA
- the tgt gene encoding tRNA guanosine(34) transglycosylase Tgt encodes MGFSFELIAQCPRTGARVGVWHTPHGPVETPRFMPVGTLATVKGLTPAQIASTGAQMILANTYHLHLQPGESIIEKAGGLHEFMAWNQPILTDSGGFQVFSLSQLRQIKESGVTFRSPRDGRIIEITPEKSIQIQNALGADVIMAFDECPPTGVSHETMKASIERTYRWLERCLRAHQRPQQQALFAIVQGGIYEDLRAAAAESLVKLDLPGYAIGGVSVGEETSLIHRIVQITAPLLPENKPRYLMGVGTYREMAKAIASGIDLFDCVIPTRFGRHGTALVRGERWNLKNARFKQDFAPLDDTCPCYTCQQFSRAYLNHLIKSGEMLGYILLSLHNIAELIRFTREIRQSILGGTFAQDFAPWLEDAVDVTPT; translated from the coding sequence GTGGGATTTTCCTTTGAATTAATCGCCCAGTGTCCCCGAACTGGTGCGCGGGTTGGGGTTTGGCATACTCCCCACGGACCGGTAGAAACGCCCCGTTTTATGCCCGTGGGAACTTTGGCCACGGTGAAAGGTTTGACCCCTGCTCAAATTGCCAGCACGGGGGCGCAAATGATTCTCGCTAATACCTATCACCTGCATCTGCAGCCAGGAGAAAGTATTATCGAGAAAGCGGGAGGTTTACACGAGTTTATGGCATGGAATCAGCCAATATTAACAGATTCGGGTGGATTTCAGGTGTTTAGCCTTAGTCAACTCCGGCAAATTAAAGAATCGGGAGTCACCTTTCGATCGCCCCGGGACGGTAGAATAATCGAAATTACGCCGGAAAAATCGATTCAGATTCAAAATGCCCTCGGTGCCGATGTGATTATGGCCTTCGATGAATGTCCCCCCACGGGAGTCAGTCATGAGACCATGAAAGCATCCATAGAACGCACCTATCGCTGGTTAGAGCGCTGTCTGAGGGCCCATCAACGACCCCAACAACAGGCTTTATTCGCCATAGTCCAAGGGGGAATTTATGAGGATTTACGGGCAGCGGCGGCGGAATCTTTAGTAAAACTCGATTTACCCGGTTATGCTATCGGGGGCGTGAGTGTGGGGGAAGAAACGAGCCTAATTCATCGCATTGTCCAGATAACTGCCCCTTTACTCCCCGAAAATAAACCCCGTTACCTGATGGGAGTGGGAACCTATCGAGAAATGGCCAAGGCGATCGCTAGTGGCATAGATCTCTTTGATTGCGTCATTCCCACCCGTTTTGGTCGCCATGGCACGGCTTTGGTGCGGGGAGAGCGTTGGAACCTAAAAAATGCCCGTTTTAAGCAGGATTTCGCCCCTTTAGACGATACTTGTCCCTGCTACACCTGTCAACAGTTTAGCCGTGCCTATCTGAATCATTTAATTAAATCGGGGGAAATGTTGGGTTATATTCTCTTATCTCTGCACAATATCGCCGAATTAATCAGATTTACCCGCGAAATTCGTCAATCTATCCTAGGGGGGACTTTTGCCCAAGATTTTGCCCCTTGGCTTGAGGATGCCGTAGATGTTACCCCAACGTGA
- a CDS encoding photosystem II reaction center protein K, which translates to METALLFAKLPEAYQIFDPLVDVLPLIPLFFLLLAFVWQASVGFK; encoded by the coding sequence ATGGAAACTGCACTTTTGTTCGCCAAATTGCCGGAAGCATACCAAATTTTCGACCCCCTAGTCGATGTGTTGCCCCTGATTCCCCTATTTTTCCTCTTGCTGGCCTTTGTTTGGCAAGCATCCGTCGGTTTTAAATAA
- a CDS encoding DUF3226 domain-containing protein, with protein MIESEVSRIVANVIIVESQDDAAFLRAIIEHINESNHLTITIVEFYILDGIERENYRSLEQRLKRLNNTLLKDDIQKIGIVLDLDEQTRQERLAVVSQCIQRVFREAARIDDTQKLFQLNASTNTQIGCHFLHVNEQGELETVLREIKTQDSPHADCVEAWRSCLAQKNIDINRKKIDKLWIQNYIREDTPSQNEKRAAKKYCNLSHALTKKDIWNFEHEVLNELKEFLQLFAV; from the coding sequence ATGATCGAATCAGAGGTGAGTAGAATCGTGGCTAATGTAATAATTGTTGAAAGTCAAGATGATGCGGCTTTTTTACGAGCTATTATTGAGCATATTAATGAATCGAATCATTTAACGATAACTATTGTTGAATTTTATATTCTAGACGGAATAGAACGAGAAAATTATCGTAGCCTTGAACAACGACTGAAACGACTTAATAACACCCTGCTCAAAGATGATATTCAAAAGATAGGTATTGTTTTAGATTTAGACGAACAAACCAGACAAGAAAGACTTGCTGTGGTTAGTCAATGTATTCAAAGAGTTTTTAGAGAAGCAGCCAGGATAGATGATACCCAAAAGCTATTTCAATTAAATGCTTCTACGAATACTCAAATAGGTTGTCATTTTCTTCATGTTAATGAACAGGGGGAACTAGAGACAGTGTTGAGAGAAATTAAAACCCAAGATTCTCCCCATGCTGATTGTGTAGAAGCTTGGCGATCCTGTCTTGCACAAAAAAATATTGATATAAATCGTAAAAAAATTGATAAATTGTGGATTCAAAACTATATCAGGGAAGATACACCATCACAGAATGAAAAAAGAGCGGCTAAGAAATATTGTAATTTATCCCATGCTTTAACCAAAAAAGACATTTGGAACTTTGAGCATGAGGTATTAAATGAACTCAAAGAATTTTTACAACTATTTGCTGTCTAA